The genomic interval TGACCAGTCTGCCTGTAGTGTCTGCGTGCGGCCAGCCGCGTACCGTGAGGGTACGCCCGCGCCATTGCTCAGGCGGCGTCGAGAAATAGTGTAAATCGTCACGGGCAATGCGCAAAGCAACATTGCCCTCAAGCGCCAGCCACACCGATCCGCGGCTTTCGCTGACCCGCGTTACCCGCCCGCGGATGCGATGAAAGCCCTCGGCCCCGGGGGCGAGCGCGGTGGATGCGACTGGTTGATAGGATGGCAGCGACCAGATGCCGCGCCGTGCAGCACGTGCGCGTTGTTCTGCGGCCTGGTAGCAGGTGTGGTTCCACAGGTCGGGGGGCACGGTCAGTGCCGTGGCCAGACCCTGCTCGATGAGCAGGGCCGTGACGCTGCGCCCATCCTCAAGATAGACATGGGCAAGTGTGCGCTGGTAACGATCTTGCCGCACTGCGTCGTAACGCAGGCGTATGAATGGATGCTCTGCCAGCAGATCGTTCAAGCTTGAGCGGGCTTGCTCGGCATAGGGTTGAGCAGCTGCACCACCATGATCCATTTCGGGGGTGTCGAGCCCGATCAGGCGTAGTTTGCGGCCATCGGCGAGCCTGACGGTGTCGCCGTCGTAGACCATTGCGACGCGGGCACGCTCATCGGTGCGGTCAGCGACACACTCCTGTTCCGTGGCGCTGCTGACACACGCCACCAGCGCCAGAAGGGCTGCAGGCAGTGTGTAAAGCGGGCGGCGGGGCACAGGCTCGTGCCGGAAGGCGGGTTATGGCTTGGTGCTGCGCCCGTACTTCTGGCGGAATTTGTCTACCCGGCCGCCGGTGTCGCTAATCTTCTGCTTGCCGGTAAAGAAGGGGTGGCAGCTGGAGCACACATCCAGATGCTGATCCTTGTCTGCTGTGGAACGGGTCTGGAAGCTGTTGCCGCAGCTGCAGGTAACTTTGATGTCCTGATAGGCGGGGTGAATATCCGGTTTCATGGTGTAAAGCCTCATTCCTCTGCCGTGCCTTGACGGGTAGCGGCCAAATTTCGAACTCGTAATATTACGGGAGTTCTTCCTCTACAGCAAGCCGGGGCCTGCTGTTCACGCCATTTTTGTCCGGAAAGGGCAGTACGGTTGCGAGACCCGTCGGTTTGGCGGCAGATGCCCTTTGCGGGAGGGTATACGGGCGAAAGGTATGCGCGGGAGCAGCCTCGCGCAAGGCCTCCAGCTGGTCAACCAGGCCGCCCTGTCCCATCACGGCGTCCCACATCATGGCGGAAATGCGGATGCAGGCGGCAAGTGCGGTGCCCGACCGTTCCCGCACCTTGTCGACGCGCCATTGCAGGCACCGCAGGCGGTGCTGATGCTCCACAACGGTGCGGGAAATAGCTTGGTTGACGAGCACTTCACGCTGCCGTTCAAACGCTGCGGGATCGGAGCGGGCGAGTTCAGACCACCTATCGAAGTCAATATCCCAATCAAACGCTGTTTGCATCTGGGCAGCCCATCGACTAACTTAGATTCAAGTATAGCCCGTGAGCTGTCGCTAATTAAAGTACTGGTCATGTGTCGGACGGTAGCTGTCGGCTGCTGGCTTGTTTGCATGGCCTGATTTGTGCTTGCACGCAACGTACCCCTTTGAATGTTGGTAGGCACTATGCTGACTAAAAACAAGACCCAGTCACTGAAGTATGAATGTCTGGGCATGGATGTCGAATCCATCCGCCAGTCGCTGGCCAACCGGCTCGAGTATTCGGCGGGCAAGGATTTGCATACCGCCACCCCGCGCGACTGGACCGCTGTGGTCACCTATACCGTGCGTGACCGGTTGATTGAGCGCTGGATGGAGACCATGCGCACCTATTACCGCGAAGATTCCAAGCGCGTGTATTACCTGTCGCTCGAATTTCTCACCGGTCGGGCGCTGATCAACAGCCTGCTTAATCTGGGCGTACTTAAGGAGTACCGCGAGGCGCTGGATGAGCTGGGTCTTGATCTTGAGGAAATCGCCGAACTTGAGCCCGAGGCGGCGCTAGGCAACGGTGGCCTGGGTCGACTGGCGGCCTGTTTTCTCGATGCCATGGCTACACTCGGCTTGCCCGGTTACGGCTACGGCATCCGCTACGAATACGGCATGTTCAACCAGCGCATCGAGAACGGACAGCAGGTGGAGCACCCTGATAACTGGCTGCGCTATGGCAACCCCTGGGAGTTTCCCCGCGCCGAATTACTGTATCCGGTGCATATGTATGGTCGCGTGGTGGATTACGTGGATGAGCACGGCAAGTCCCATTTCCAGTGGGTGGAGGGGGAAGAGGTGCTGGCCATGGCCTATGACACGCCGATTCCGGGTTACGGTACCAACACCGTTAACAATATGCGTTTGTGGGCCAGCAAGTCCTCACGCGATTTCGATCTCAAGTACTTCAATGACGGTGACTACATCCGTGCCGTGCAGGACAAAAGCGCCTCGGAGAGTATCTCCAAGGTGTTATATCCGGACGACAGCACCAGCTCGGGGCGCGGGCTGCGCCTCAAGCAGGAATATTTCTTTGTCTCCGCTTCGCTGCAGGATATTCTCGCGCGCTTTCACAAGACCCACGAAGACATCGGCAAGCTGCCTGACAAGGTGGCGATCCAGCTCAATGATACGCACCCGGCGATTGCCATACCGGAGTTGATGCGGTTGCTGGTGGATAAATACCATGTCGCCTGGGAACAGGCCTGGGATATTACCCAGCGCACATTTTCCTATACCAATCACACCCTGTTGCCGGAGGCGCTGGAGACGTGGCCGGTCGACCTGTTTGAGGTCATGTTGCCGCGTCACTTGCAGATCATCTACGAGATCAACCATCATTTTCTCAAGCAGGTGATACACAAATATCCCGGTGATCTGGAGCTGTTGCGGCGCGTCTCGCTGGTACAGGAGGGCGGTAAACGCTGCGTACGTATGGCGCATCTGGCTATCGTCGGCAGCCACAAGGTCAATGGGGTGGCGGCGCTGCACACCCACCTGCTCCAGACTACGCTGTTCGCCGATTTCGACCGCATCTTTCCCGGTCGCATCATCAACAAGACCAACGGCATCACGCCGCGGTTGTGGCTCAATCAGGCCAACCCGCCGCTGGCGCAACTCATCGGCTCACATATCGGCGACCGCTGGATTACCAGGCTCGATGAGTTGAAAAAGCTGGAGCCGCTGGCGAATGACAGCAGCTTTCGCGCCGCCTTTCGTGCCGCAAAGAATGAGAACAAGCAGCGTCTGGCGCGGTTGATCAAGCAACGCCTGGGAATAGAGATTCGTACTGATTCGATGTTTGACGTGCAAGTCAAACGCATTCACGAATATAAGCGCCAGTTGCTGAACCTGTTGCATGTGATCACGCTTTATAATCGCATACGCACCAGCGGCACGGAGGGGATTGTGCCGCGTACCGTAATCTTCGCGGGCAAGGCCGCTCCGGGCTATGCCATCGCCAAGCTGATCATCAAGCTGATTAATGATGTGGCCGAGGTGATAAACAACGACCCGAATGTGCATGGCCACCTCAAGGTGGTGTTTATCCCGAACTACAATGTTTCCACTGCGCTCGATATCATCCCTGCCGCCGATCTGTCGCAGCATATATCCACGGCGGGCACAGAGGCGTCAGGCACCGGTAACATGAAATTTGCGCTGAACGGCTCGCTGATCATCGGTACGCTGGATGGGGCAAACGTAGAGATACGCGAAGAGGTGGGGTCGGAAAATATCTTCATCTTTGGTCGCACCACGGACGAAGTCCAGCGGCTGCGCCACGAGGGCTATCAGCCATGGGAGTATTACCATGGAGACGATCAACTCAGGCAGGTGCTGGACATGATCGGTTCGGGCTATTTTTCACCCAATGCCCCGAGAATGTATCACTCCATCATCGACGGCCTGCTTGATGGCGGCGATCGCTATATGCTGCTTGCCGACTACGCATCCTACGTGGAGTGCCACGAGCACGCGGCACGGCTATATCTGGATCAGGAAGAGTGGACGCGGCGGGCGATACTGAACACCGCGTCCATGGGCAAATTTTCCTGTGACCGCACCATCCGCGAGTATGCCGAGGAGATATGGGGCGTGGCGCCGGTGGATGTGACGTTGCAGTGCCCGATTTGAGGCAGGGAAAAGAGGCAAGAGAAAAGAGCAAAGGATTGAATTATTTCACAGCCGCCTTGGTGCAAACGTTTCCGGGCCTTAACTTTTCTCTTTTCTCTTGCCTCTTTTCCCTGCCGTTCAACGCTTCATCGAGTCAAAGAACTCGGAATTGACCTTGGTGCTCTTGAGCTTCTCCAGCAGGAATTCCATCGCCGCAAGCTCATCCATCGGATGCAGCAGCTTGCGCAGTATCCACATCTTCTGCAATTCATCCGGCTTGGTGAGCAGCTCTTCGCGCCGCGTGCCGGAGCGGTTGATGTTGATGGAGGGGTAAACGCGCTTTTCCGACATCTTGCGGTCAAGGTGTACCTCCATGTTACCGGTGCCCTTGAATTCTTCGTAAATCACGTCATCCATCTTGGAGCCGGTATCCACCAGCGCGGTCGCGATGATGGTGAGCGAGCCGCCTTCCTCAATGTTGCGCGCCGCGCCGAAAAAGCGCTTGGGACGCTGCAGGGCGTTGGCGTCCACGCCGCCGGTGAGCACCTTGCCCGAGGCAGGCACCACGGTATTGTAGGCGCGGCCGAGGCGGGTAATGGAGTCGAGCAGGATGATCACGTCGCGCTTGTGCTCGACCAGACGCTTGGCCTTTTCGATCACCATCTCCGCCACCTGCACGTGACGGGTGGCCGGTTCATCGAAGGTGCTGGAGACTACCTCGCCCTTTACCGAGCGCTGCATCTCGGTGACTTCCTCCGGGCGCTCGTCGATGAGCAACACGATCAGGTAGCATTCCGGATGCTTGGCGGCGATGGAGTGCGCGATATTCTGCAGCATCATGGTCTTGCCCGCCTTGGGCGGGGAGACGATCAGACCGCGCTGTCCCTTGCCGATGGGCGAGATGAGGTCGATCACGCGCGCGGTGAGGTCTTCGGTGGTGCCGTTGCCGATTTCGAGGCTGAGACGTTCATTGGGGAACAGCGGCGTGAGGTTTTCAAACAGCACCTTGTTCTTGGCATTTTCAGGCGCTTCGAAGTTGATTTCATTGACCTTGAGCAGTGCGAAGTAGCGCTCACCCTCCTTGGGCGGGCGGATCTTGCCGGAGACGGTGTCGCCAGTGCGCAGATTAAAGCGCCGTACCTGGCTGGGTGAGACGTAGATGTCGTCA from Gammaproteobacteria bacterium carries:
- a CDS encoding thermonuclease family protein translates to MPRRPLYTLPAALLALVACVSSATEQECVADRTDERARVAMVYDGDTVRLADGRKLRLIGLDTPEMDHGGAAAQPYAEQARSSLNDLLAEHPFIRLRYDAVRQDRYQRTLAHVYLEDGRSVTALLIEQGLATALTVPPDLWNHTCYQAAEQRARAARRGIWSLPSYQPVASTALAPGAEGFHRIRGRVTRVSESRGSVWLALEGNVALRIARDDLHYFSTPPEQWRGRTLTVRGWPHADTTGRLVIRVRHPAALEIAD
- the rpmE gene encoding 50S ribosomal protein L31; protein product: MKPDIHPAYQDIKVTCSCGNSFQTRSTADKDQHLDVCSSCHPFFTGKQKISDTGGRVDKFRQKYGRSTKP
- a CDS encoding DUF3135 domain-containing protein produces the protein MQTAFDWDIDFDRWSELARSDPAAFERQREVLVNQAISRTVVEHQHRLRCLQWRVDKVRERSGTALAACIRISAMMWDAVMGQGGLVDQLEALREAAPAHTFRPYTLPQRASAAKPTGLATVLPFPDKNGVNSRPRLAVEEELP
- a CDS encoding glycogen/starch/alpha-glucan phosphorylase, producing MLTKNKTQSLKYECLGMDVESIRQSLANRLEYSAGKDLHTATPRDWTAVVTYTVRDRLIERWMETMRTYYREDSKRVYYLSLEFLTGRALINSLLNLGVLKEYREALDELGLDLEEIAELEPEAALGNGGLGRLAACFLDAMATLGLPGYGYGIRYEYGMFNQRIENGQQVEHPDNWLRYGNPWEFPRAELLYPVHMYGRVVDYVDEHGKSHFQWVEGEEVLAMAYDTPIPGYGTNTVNNMRLWASKSSRDFDLKYFNDGDYIRAVQDKSASESISKVLYPDDSTSSGRGLRLKQEYFFVSASLQDILARFHKTHEDIGKLPDKVAIQLNDTHPAIAIPELMRLLVDKYHVAWEQAWDITQRTFSYTNHTLLPEALETWPVDLFEVMLPRHLQIIYEINHHFLKQVIHKYPGDLELLRRVSLVQEGGKRCVRMAHLAIVGSHKVNGVAALHTHLLQTTLFADFDRIFPGRIINKTNGITPRLWLNQANPPLAQLIGSHIGDRWITRLDELKKLEPLANDSSFRAAFRAAKNENKQRLARLIKQRLGIEIRTDSMFDVQVKRIHEYKRQLLNLLHVITLYNRIRTSGTEGIVPRTVIFAGKAAPGYAIAKLIIKLINDVAEVINNDPNVHGHLKVVFIPNYNVSTALDIIPAADLSQHISTAGTEASGTGNMKFALNGSLIIGTLDGANVEIREEVGSENIFIFGRTTDEVQRLRHEGYQPWEYYHGDDQLRQVLDMIGSGYFSPNAPRMYHSIIDGLLDGGDRYMLLADYASYVECHEHAARLYLDQEEWTRRAILNTASMGKFSCDRTIREYAEEIWGVAPVDVTLQCPI
- the rho gene encoding transcription termination factor Rho — translated: MNLTELKQKTPSDLIDLAQSMGVEGMARSRKQEVIFAILKAHAHKGEDISGDGVLEILQDGYGFLRSADSSYLAGPDDIYVSPSQVRRFNLRTGDTVSGKIRPPKEGERYFALLKVNEINFEAPENAKNKVLFENLTPLFPNERLSLEIGNGTTEDLTARVIDLISPIGKGQRGLIVSPPKAGKTMMLQNIAHSIAAKHPECYLIVLLIDERPEEVTEMQRSVKGEVVSSTFDEPATRHVQVAEMVIEKAKRLVEHKRDVIILLDSITRLGRAYNTVVPASGKVLTGGVDANALQRPKRFFGAARNIEEGGSLTIIATALVDTGSKMDDVIYEEFKGTGNMEVHLDRKMSEKRVYPSININRSGTRREELLTKPDELQKMWILRKLLHPMDELAAMEFLLEKLKSTKVNSEFFDSMKR